One Methanolinea sp. DNA window includes the following coding sequences:
- a CDS encoding alpha/beta fold hydrolase, with the protein MRGAAPCILPAVILAAGILAAGCVGEIPPRGGNFSVDESGRLSLRCPPCTANASVISVSGNVTLLRVVFSSGQGDVYAVAAVPPAPRAGFVLSPGAGVRKEGYVEIARSYAENGYAFLVLDVRGHGGETPGYPLDLARDFGKFRSGEWPQYYLSICDVIAARRFLQETYGIPVHAVGESNGGRYAAIAAEVDPAFAGYIGISTSGFSRAGDRYTGDARRFLLSVDPVTLAGSLSGRPSWIFHAPEDPVIPFDEGRALFDALPEPKAFFPFEGTHGSNELVHRTILSECAQIYGTGG; encoded by the coding sequence ATGAGGGGCGCTGCTCCCTGCATCCTCCCCGCCGTCATCCTCGCGGCAGGGATCCTCGCGGCGGGGTGCGTGGGGGAGATCCCGCCCCGCGGCGGCAACTTTTCCGTCGACGAATCCGGCAGGCTCTCGCTCCGGTGCCCCCCCTGCACGGCGAACGCGAGCGTGATCTCGGTCTCCGGGAACGTGACCCTCCTGCGGGTGGTCTTCTCGTCGGGGCAGGGAGACGTCTACGCAGTCGCCGCGGTACCCCCTGCCCCGAGGGCAGGGTTCGTCCTCTCGCCGGGCGCGGGGGTGAGGAAGGAAGGGTACGTGGAGATCGCCCGCTCCTACGCGGAGAACGGCTACGCCTTCCTCGTCCTCGACGTGCGGGGCCACGGCGGGGAGACCCCCGGGTACCCCCTCGACCTCGCGCGCGATTTCGGGAAATTCAGGTCCGGGGAGTGGCCCCAGTACTACCTCTCCATCTGCGACGTGATTGCCGCCCGCAGGTTCCTGCAGGAGACGTACGGTATCCCCGTCCACGCGGTGGGGGAGAGCAACGGGGGGAGGTACGCCGCGATCGCCGCGGAGGTGGATCCCGCGTTCGCGGGGTACATCGGCATCTCGACGTCCGGGTTCTCCCGGGCGGGGGACAGGTACACGGGCGACGCCCGCCGGTTCCTCCTCTCCGTCGACCCCGTCACCCTCGCGGGTTCCCTCTCCGGCCGGCCGTCGTGGATCTTCCACGCGCCCGAGGACCCCGTCATCCCCTTCGACGAGGGGCGCGCGCTCTTCGATGCCCTCCCCGAGCCGAAGGCGTTCTTCCCCTTCGAGGGGACCCACGGGTCAAACGAGCTGGTGCACCGGACGATCCTCTCGGAATGTGCGCAAATTTATGGGACCGGGGGTTGA
- a CDS encoding 6-carboxytetrahydropterin synthase — protein MIFRLFKEVQFDASHRLLHDRGKCNRLHGHRWKVEVWMEGIPGERSGMVADFNMVKEVVCRFDHQIILNRDDPMVAAVREFHPVITTQGEPTSENLAALIAGLLREECTRQGLDARITRVRVWESPACYAEVTYESA, from the coding sequence ATGATCTTCCGCCTTTTCAAGGAAGTGCAGTTCGACGCGAGCCACAGGCTCCTCCACGACAGGGGGAAGTGCAACCGCCTCCACGGGCACCGGTGGAAGGTCGAGGTCTGGATGGAGGGGATCCCGGGGGAGAGGAGCGGGATGGTCGCCGACTTCAACATGGTAAAGGAAGTCGTCTGCAGGTTCGACCACCAGATAATCCTCAACCGCGACGACCCCATGGTGGCCGCGGTCCGGGAGTTCCACCCCGTGATCACCACACAGGGCGAGCCGACGAGCGAGAACCTCGCTGCCCTCATCGCCGGGCTCCTGCGCGAGGAGTGCACGCGCCAGGGACTCGACGCCCGCATCACCCGCGTCAGGGTGTGGGAATCCCCCGCGTGCTACGCGGAAGTGACCTATGAGAGTGCATGA
- a CDS encoding 30S ribosomal protein S12, whose amino-acid sequence MGKGKFAARKLIKDAKKFRWSDPKYVRSHGGVNIKADPLEGAPQARGIVLEKIGVEAKQPNSAIRKCVRVQLIKNGRQVTAFAVGDGAINFIDEHDEVEIEGIGGRLGRSMGDIPGVRYVVTKVNNVSLRELVIGRKEKPRR is encoded by the coding sequence ATGGGTAAGGGCAAGTTTGCAGCGAGGAAGCTCATCAAGGACGCGAAGAAATTCCGGTGGAGCGACCCCAAGTACGTGCGCAGCCACGGCGGGGTCAACATCAAGGCGGATCCCCTCGAGGGTGCACCGCAGGCCCGCGGGATAGTGCTCGAGAAGATCGGGGTCGAGGCCAAGCAGCCGAACTCCGCGATCCGGAAGTGCGTGAGGGTGCAACTGATCAAGAACGGGCGCCAGGTGACGGCGTTCGCGGTCGGCGACGGCGCGATCAACTTCATCGACGAGCACGACGAGGTCGAGATCGAGGGCATCGGTGGCAGGCTCGGGAGGTCGATGGGGGACATCCCGGGCGTAAGATACGTCGTGACGAAGGTCAACAACGTCTCCCTCCGCGAGCTCGTCATCGGGCGGAAGGAGAAGCCGCGCAGGTGA
- a CDS encoding 30S ribosomal protein S7, whose product MAETETPARLLFNKWDLGEVQVPDPSLVKYIGLTPVIVPHTTGKLTRQEFAKAHMLIVERLINRLMQSEMNTGNKQLATRIVREAFEIIHKKTKRNPVQVLVDAIINAGPREETVRLKYGGINVPKSVDTAPLRRVNTALFFIAEAVYKAAHKSRKPVAQCLADELIAASKGDAKAYSVSKKEERERIAKSAR is encoded by the coding sequence ATGGCGGAGACAGAGACCCCCGCACGCCTCCTCTTCAACAAATGGGACCTCGGGGAGGTCCAGGTACCGGACCCGAGCCTCGTCAAGTACATCGGCCTCACCCCCGTGATCGTCCCCCACACGACCGGCAAGCTCACGCGGCAGGAGTTTGCCAAGGCACACATGCTCATCGTGGAACGCCTCATCAACCGGCTGATGCAGTCCGAGATGAACACGGGGAACAAGCAGCTTGCCACGCGCATCGTCCGCGAGGCGTTCGAGATCATCCACAAGAAGACGAAGAGGAACCCGGTCCAGGTCCTCGTGGATGCCATCATCAACGCCGGGCCGAGGGAGGAGACGGTCCGCCTGAAGTACGGGGGGATAAACGTCCCGAAGTCAGTGGATACTGCCCCTCTCCGGCGCGTCAATACGGCCCTCTTCTTCATCGCCGAGGCCGTCTACAAGGCCGCGCACAAGAGCCGAAAGCCGGTCGCCCAGTGTCTCGCCGACGAGCTGATCGCGGCCTCGAAGGGGGACGCGAAGGCGTACTCCGTGAGCAAGAAGGAAGAACGCGAGCGGATTGCAAAGTCCGCCCGATAG
- a CDS encoding elongation factor EF-2, with protein MARGRKSIEKMAELMSDPTHIRNIGIVAHIDHGKTTLSDNLLAGAGIISEELAGKQLFMDSDEEEQARGITIDASNVSMVHEYEGQEYLINMIDTPGHVDFGGDVTRAMRAVDGAVVLVDAVEGPMPQTETVLRQALKEGVRPVLFINKVDRLINELKVDEMEMQIRLGRVIDKVNKLIKSMNEEAYKSGWRLDAAQGTVAFGSALYNWAVSVPFMKKSGVSFKDVFEKCRSGNMKELAKRSPLCDVVLDMVVKHLPNPLEAQKRRIKVIWHGDPESPEGRAMLNCDPNGPATLMITDISFDPHAGEVATGRLFSGRIRRGTEMYVMGTAKKVNRLQQVGVFMGPTRVEVEEIVAGNIAAVTGLKDAIVGSTVTTLQEMVPFESLKHYSEPVMTVAVEAKNMKDLPKLIEVLRQVAKEDPTLQVTINEETGEHLISGMGELHLEIVTGRIKRDKGVEIVTSEPIVVYRETVTQKAGPVEGKSPNRHNRFYIEVEPLPEEIVNLIREGKVSMNQTALERRDILMAAGMDKEEAKNVRDIYGYNMFLDMTKGIQYLNETMELIIEGIHEALDGGPLADEKVQNLKIRLVDVKLHEDAIHRGPAQVIPAVRSAVKAAMLMAGDTLLEPVQKIQITVPTEQMGNATAQIQGRRGQVLDIQSEGDTVTVIGKAPVSELFGFAGDIRSATEGRAMWSTEFAGFELVPSNMLKETVAKIRKRKGLKEQIPTPADYLA; from the coding sequence ATGGCCCGAGGCAGAAAATCAATCGAGAAAATGGCAGAATTGATGAGCGACCCGACCCACATCAGGAACATCGGGATCGTCGCCCACATCGACCACGGCAAGACCACGCTCTCCGATAATCTCCTCGCGGGTGCCGGGATCATCTCCGAGGAGCTCGCGGGCAAGCAGCTCTTCATGGATTCCGACGAGGAGGAGCAGGCCCGCGGGATCACGATCGACGCGTCCAACGTCTCGATGGTCCACGAGTACGAGGGGCAGGAATACCTGATCAACATGATCGACACCCCCGGCCACGTGGATTTCGGGGGTGATGTGACGAGGGCCATGAGGGCGGTGGACGGCGCGGTCGTCCTCGTCGACGCGGTCGAGGGGCCCATGCCGCAGACAGAGACCGTCCTCCGGCAGGCGCTCAAGGAGGGTGTCCGCCCCGTCCTCTTCATCAACAAGGTCGACAGGCTCATCAACGAGCTGAAGGTCGACGAGATGGAGATGCAGATCCGGCTCGGGCGGGTGATCGACAAGGTCAACAAGCTCATCAAGAGCATGAACGAGGAGGCCTACAAGTCCGGCTGGCGGCTCGACGCCGCGCAGGGAACGGTCGCGTTCGGGTCGGCACTCTACAACTGGGCAGTCTCGGTCCCCTTCATGAAGAAGAGCGGCGTGTCGTTCAAGGACGTCTTCGAGAAGTGCCGCAGCGGGAACATGAAGGAACTCGCAAAGAGGAGCCCCCTCTGCGACGTCGTGCTGGACATGGTCGTCAAGCACCTGCCCAACCCCCTCGAGGCCCAGAAGCGCAGGATCAAGGTGATATGGCACGGTGACCCGGAGTCGCCGGAGGGCAGGGCGATGCTCAACTGCGACCCGAACGGCCCGGCGACCCTCATGATCACGGACATCTCGTTCGACCCCCACGCCGGCGAGGTCGCGACGGGCAGGCTGTTTTCCGGGAGGATCCGCCGGGGGACCGAGATGTACGTGATGGGGACCGCAAAGAAGGTCAACCGCCTCCAGCAGGTCGGCGTCTTCATGGGGCCGACGAGGGTCGAGGTGGAGGAGATCGTGGCAGGGAACATCGCGGCCGTGACCGGCCTCAAGGACGCGATCGTCGGGTCCACCGTGACCACGCTCCAGGAGATGGTTCCCTTCGAGTCCCTCAAGCACTACAGCGAGCCCGTCATGACGGTGGCCGTGGAGGCCAAGAACATGAAGGACCTCCCCAAGCTGATCGAGGTGCTCCGCCAGGTCGCGAAGGAAGACCCCACCCTCCAGGTCACCATCAACGAGGAGACGGGCGAGCACCTCATCTCGGGGATGGGGGAGCTCCACCTCGAGATCGTGACGGGGCGCATCAAGAGGGACAAGGGGGTCGAGATCGTCACCTCCGAGCCGATCGTCGTGTACAGGGAGACCGTGACCCAGAAGGCAGGTCCCGTGGAAGGGAAGTCCCCCAACAGGCACAACAGGTTCTACATCGAGGTCGAGCCCCTCCCCGAGGAGATTGTCAACCTCATAAGGGAGGGCAAGGTCTCGATGAACCAGACGGCGCTCGAGCGCAGGGACATCCTGATGGCGGCGGGGATGGACAAGGAAGAGGCGAAGAATGTCCGGGACATCTACGGGTACAACATGTTCCTCGACATGACGAAGGGTATCCAGTACCTGAACGAGACGATGGAGCTGATCATCGAGGGGATCCACGAGGCGCTCGACGGCGGCCCGCTCGCCGACGAGAAGGTCCAGAACCTGAAGATCCGTCTCGTCGACGTGAAGCTCCACGAGGACGCGATCCACCGCGGCCCCGCGCAGGTCATCCCGGCCGTCCGGTCGGCGGTCAAGGCAGCGATGCTGATGGCAGGCGACACCCTCCTCGAACCCGTCCAGAAGATCCAGATAACCGTCCCGACCGAGCAGATGGGGAACGCCACGGCCCAGATCCAGGGCCGGCGCGGGCAGGTGCTCGACATCCAGAGCGAGGGAGACACGGTGACAGTCATCGGGAAGGCGCCGGTCTCCGAGCTCTTCGGGTTCGCCGGCGACATCCGGTCCGCGACGGAGGGACGGGCGATGTGGAGCACGGAGTTCGCGGGGTTCGAGCTCGTTCCATCGAACATGCTCAAGGAGACCGTTGCGAAAATCCGGAAGAGGAAGGGGCTGAAGGAACAGATCCCGACGCCCGCGGACTACCTCGCGTGA
- a CDS encoding radical SAM protein has product MRVHEIFRSLQGEGIRQGMPCTFVRFAGCNLDCAWCDTRPARTGGEEMDGDEVLSHVRRLGGRYVCITGGEPLLQGPPLLSLIRDLSDAGYTIDIETNGTLDFSPFQPYASICMDVKCPSSGEESDLSLVPRLTDADALKFVVRDREDCEYAADVMRRYSPRGHVFFSPVWGTDPRGIARFLIDEDLPARLQLQIHKVIGVM; this is encoded by the coding sequence ATGAGAGTGCATGAAATCTTCAGGAGCCTCCAGGGTGAGGGGATACGCCAGGGGATGCCCTGCACGTTCGTCAGGTTCGCGGGCTGCAACCTCGATTGCGCCTGGTGCGACACGCGGCCTGCGCGCACGGGGGGCGAAGAGATGGATGGGGACGAGGTGTTGTCCCACGTGAGGAGACTCGGGGGACGGTACGTCTGCATCACGGGCGGCGAACCCCTCCTCCAGGGTCCTCCCCTCCTCTCCCTCATCAGGGACCTCTCCGATGCCGGGTACACAATCGACATCGAGACGAACGGTACCCTCGACTTCTCGCCGTTCCAGCCCTATGCCTCGATCTGCATGGACGTGAAGTGCCCGTCTTCCGGCGAGGAGAGCGACCTCTCGCTGGTCCCGCGGCTCACGGACGCCGATGCACTCAAGTTCGTCGTCAGGGACAGGGAGGACTGCGAGTACGCCGCGGACGTGATGAGGAGGTACTCGCCGCGCGGCCACGTCTTCTTCTCGCCCGTGTGGGGGACAGATCCCCGCGGGATCGCGAGGTTCCTCATCGACGAGGACCTCCCCGCGCGCCTCCAGCTCCAGATCCACAAGGTCATCGGGGTGATGTAG
- the prf1 gene encoding peptide chain release factor aRF-1: MTEVQEMDEGRRKYEFRRTLERLQSKQGSGTELISLYIPPDKQIHDVVAQLRDEFGQCANIKSKQTRTNVQSAISSILSRLKYYKTPPPHGMAIFCGTVQLQGDKTDLECTIIEPPEPLNLYMYRCSSVFELEPLLQMLEEKNVYGLLVLDRREAYWGFLRGNRIEPVGGVTSTVPGKQRKGGQSSVRFQRLREIAIHEFYTKIGERASATFLAEKDFYERFKGVLIGGPSPTKEEFEAGHYLHHEIQKRIIGLFDVAYTNESGLAELVEAARDALKGVEVIKEKELMNRFLRELVKEDGLAAYGEESVRRNLAMGSVDTLLLSASLRKSRVKVRCQACGHSGERTVQLEPGKTIADIVSAQTCKSCGGPLVVEEETDIIEELTRLADQTSTRVEIISDDFEEGAMLASAFGGIAAILRYRTGY, encoded by the coding sequence ATGACCGAGGTACAGGAGATGGACGAGGGCCGGAGGAAGTACGAGTTCCGCAGGACTCTCGAGAGACTCCAGTCCAAGCAGGGGAGCGGGACAGAGCTGATATCCCTCTACATCCCGCCTGACAAGCAGATCCACGACGTCGTCGCCCAGCTCCGCGACGAGTTCGGGCAGTGCGCGAACATCAAGAGCAAGCAGACCCGGACGAACGTCCAGAGCGCGATATCGTCCATCCTCTCCCGCCTCAAGTACTACAAGACGCCGCCGCCGCACGGGATGGCGATCTTCTGCGGCACGGTCCAGCTGCAGGGGGACAAGACGGACCTCGAGTGCACGATCATCGAGCCACCAGAACCCCTCAACCTCTACATGTACCGGTGCAGCTCGGTCTTCGAGCTGGAACCGCTCCTCCAGATGCTCGAGGAAAAGAACGTCTACGGGCTCCTCGTCCTCGACCGCCGCGAGGCGTACTGGGGGTTCCTCCGGGGCAACCGGATCGAGCCCGTCGGGGGAGTCACGTCCACGGTCCCCGGCAAGCAGAGGAAGGGGGGCCAGTCGAGCGTCAGGTTCCAGAGACTCCGGGAGATCGCCATCCACGAGTTCTACACGAAGATAGGGGAGCGGGCGAGCGCAACCTTCCTCGCCGAGAAGGACTTCTACGAGCGGTTCAAGGGCGTCCTGATCGGCGGCCCGAGCCCGACGAAGGAGGAGTTCGAGGCGGGGCACTACCTCCACCACGAGATCCAGAAGCGTATCATCGGCCTCTTCGACGTCGCCTACACGAACGAGAGCGGGCTCGCGGAGCTCGTGGAGGCCGCGCGCGACGCACTCAAGGGGGTCGAGGTGATCAAGGAGAAGGAGCTCATGAACCGGTTCCTGCGGGAGCTCGTGAAGGAGGACGGGCTCGCCGCGTACGGGGAGGAGAGCGTGCGCAGGAACCTCGCGATGGGCTCTGTCGACACGCTCCTCCTCTCCGCCTCCCTCCGGAAGTCGCGCGTGAAGGTCCGCTGCCAGGCGTGCGGCCACTCCGGGGAGCGGACCGTCCAGCTCGAGCCGGGAAAGACGATCGCCGATATCGTCTCGGCCCAGACTTGCAAGTCGTGCGGCGGGCCGCTCGTCGTCGAGGAAGAGACGGACATCATCGAGGAGCTGACGAGGCTCGCGGACCAGACGAGCACGCGGGTCGAGATCATCTCCGACGACTTCGAGGAAGGGGCGATGCTCGCCTCGGCATTCGGCGGGATCGCCGCGATTCTACGGTACAGGACGGGGTACTAG
- a CDS encoding NUDIX hydrolase has protein sequence MTELYRGKRLSVERKEYVLPGGRRVERVSVHPGNAVAVLPFFGDGSCCLIRQYRFVVGEYILEAPAGTLEPGEDPLDAARRELVEETGYDAAEFVPRGWIYTTPGFTDEVIYLYEARGLRPAPKREKDEDEVIEVVKVRAGDLPAMVRDGRINDAKTICLVFRCAAGGA, from the coding sequence ATGACAGAGCTGTACAGGGGAAAGAGGCTCTCCGTCGAGAGGAAAGAGTACGTCCTCCCCGGAGGGAGGAGGGTCGAGAGGGTCTCCGTCCACCCGGGGAACGCGGTCGCGGTCCTCCCGTTCTTCGGGGACGGGTCGTGCTGCCTCATCAGGCAGTACCGGTTCGTCGTCGGGGAGTACATCCTCGAGGCCCCCGCGGGGACGCTCGAGCCGGGGGAAGACCCCCTCGACGCCGCCCGCAGGGAGCTCGTCGAGGAGACGGGGTACGATGCCGCTGAATTCGTCCCGCGGGGGTGGATCTACACGACGCCGGGGTTCACGGACGAGGTGATATACCTGTATGAGGCCCGCGGTCTCCGTCCCGCCCCGAAGCGGGAGAAGGACGAGGACGAGGTGATCGAGGTCGTGAAGGTACGGGCAGGGGACCTCCCCGCGATGGTCAGGGATGGCCGCATCAACGACGCAAAGACGATCTGCCTCGTCTTCCGGTGCGCGGCGGGCGGGGCATGA
- a CDS encoding protease inhibitor I42 family protein, with amino-acid sequence MTRSILVAVPAVLLAVCMVLSTGCLQEEEGQEGLPTPPPTPSPAQETTMPVFGPGDNGKNVTLPAGTEFAVQLPENPTTGYTWNMSVPPGLAVARDEFLAPDTRLVGVGGTHRWIVSAGEKGAFPLHAEYRRPWVPAGTIVHVPLEGGFFGIAGDDGRNYLPLALGEEFHADGLRVAFEAEEVPDVATIQMWGTPVNLTFIEKTETFDLLVVVE; translated from the coding sequence CTGCATGGTTCTCTCGACCGGCTGCCTGCAGGAAGAGGAGGGTCAGGAGGGGCTCCCGACCCCGCCTCCCACCCCCTCTCCCGCACAGGAGACCACCATGCCCGTCTTTGGGCCCGGCGACAATGGGAAGAACGTCACTCTCCCCGCGGGGACAGAATTCGCGGTGCAGCTCCCCGAGAACCCGACGACGGGGTACACGTGGAACATGAGCGTCCCGCCGGGCCTCGCGGTCGCGAGGGACGAGTTCCTCGCTCCCGACACGAGGCTCGTGGGGGTGGGTGGCACCCACAGGTGGATCGTCTCCGCGGGCGAGAAGGGCGCGTTCCCCCTCCACGCCGAGTACCGCAGGCCCTGGGTCCCCGCCGGGACCATCGTGCACGTCCCGCTCGAAGGCGGATTCTTTGGAATCGCGGGTGACGACGGGAGGAATTACCTGCCCCTCGCCCTCGGCGAAGAGTTCCACGCCGACGGGCTCCGGGTGGCATTCGAGGCCGAGGAGGTCCCGGACGTCGCGACGATCCAGATGTGGGGCACCCCCGTCAACCTGACGTTCATCGAGAAGACAGAGACCTTCGACCTCCTCGTCGTCGTCGAGTGA
- a CDS encoding DUF2124 family protein, whose amino-acid sequence MAEREVFQGVPGMLRPFRDFIEKKGLKKGDQVVYYGCPGTCTPFVELLGFAVRSLELDQVFVPYVDESKARKIALVPDVGMQVSGAAAIADPAAVVVMGGLSMPNVPVTLGQVAGAIGKYPSALKIGVCFMNMFEKAGWTKEMKFDLLIDATIDPVTVWK is encoded by the coding sequence ATGGCAGAGAGAGAGGTCTTCCAGGGAGTGCCGGGAATGCTCCGGCCATTTCGGGACTTCATCGAGAAGAAGGGCTTGAAGAAGGGTGACCAGGTGGTGTACTACGGGTGCCCAGGGACGTGCACGCCGTTCGTCGAGCTCCTCGGATTCGCGGTCCGGAGCCTCGAGCTCGACCAGGTCTTCGTCCCCTACGTCGACGAGTCGAAGGCCCGGAAGATCGCCCTCGTCCCGGACGTCGGGATGCAGGTCTCCGGCGCTGCAGCCATCGCGGACCCCGCTGCCGTGGTCGTGATGGGCGGGCTCTCGATGCCCAACGTCCCGGTGACGCTCGGGCAGGTGGCCGGCGCCATCGGGAAGTACCCGTCGGCGCTGAAGATCGGGGTCTGCTTCATGAACATGTTCGAGAAGGCGGGCTGGACGAAGGAGATGAAGTTCGACCTCCTGATCGACGCGACGATCGACCCGGTCACCGTCTGGAAGTGA
- a CDS encoding GTP-binding protein produces MEGRKIKVVVFGAYNAGKSTLIQTLDPSSRHVEAHTEDGDTTVALDYGRVSVGTHQVYLFGTPGQDRFAFVRQIIARGMDAALLVVDSSVPPDEFTLHLYSALLERKVPLAVLLNKCDLPHACPRELSGTFRDAMVFCVCAQDREAVSEALGRFVESFAGKTGEAK; encoded by the coding sequence GTGGAAGGCAGGAAGATCAAGGTCGTCGTCTTCGGCGCGTACAACGCGGGGAAATCCACGCTGATCCAGACGCTCGATCCTTCTTCCCGCCACGTCGAGGCGCACACGGAGGACGGCGACACCACGGTTGCGCTCGACTATGGGCGCGTTTCGGTCGGCACGCACCAGGTCTACCTCTTCGGCACACCCGGGCAGGACCGGTTCGCATTCGTCCGCCAGATCATCGCCCGGGGGATGGATGCCGCCCTCCTCGTCGTCGATTCCTCCGTCCCCCCCGACGAGTTCACCCTCCACCTCTATTCCGCCCTCCTTGAGCGGAAGGTCCCCCTCGCGGTGCTGCTGAACAAGTGCGACCTCCCGCACGCGTGCCCGCGGGAACTTTCGGGAACGTTCAGGGACGCGATGGTCTTCTGCGTGTGCGCGCAGGACAGGGAGGCGGTCAGCGAAGCGCTCGGGAGGTTCGTGGAATCGTTCGCGGGGAAAACGGGGGAGGCGAAGTGA
- the queC gene encoding 7-cyano-7-deazaguanine synthase QueC: MRAVCLLSGGMDSSTLAYVARDMGYRILALHVNYGQRTEVRERAAARTIARLVGAEEFLEVDISYLKVFGASSLTDHAIPVEPYSPERECIPNTYVPFRNANLLSIATSYAESRGADAIFIGVQSQDYSGYPDCRPEFIEAFRKVIATGTRSGDRIRLVTPFISMSKREILSLGLSLGVPYEHTWSCYQDNEIACGVCGACHFRRAAFAALGVRDPLPYRSGE, encoded by the coding sequence ATGCGGGCGGTGTGCCTCCTCTCCGGCGGGATGGACTCGTCCACGCTCGCCTACGTCGCGCGTGACATGGGGTACCGCATCCTCGCGCTCCATGTCAATTACGGCCAGAGGACCGAGGTACGGGAACGGGCCGCGGCGAGGACGATCGCCCGCCTCGTGGGCGCGGAGGAGTTCCTCGAGGTGGACATCTCTTACCTGAAGGTCTTTGGCGCAAGCAGCCTCACGGACCACGCGATCCCGGTCGAGCCGTACAGCCCCGAGAGGGAATGCATCCCCAACACGTACGTCCCGTTCCGGAACGCAAACCTCCTCTCCATCGCGACGAGCTACGCGGAGTCGCGCGGCGCGGACGCGATCTTCATCGGCGTCCAGTCGCAGGACTACAGCGGGTACCCGGACTGCAGGCCGGAGTTCATCGAGGCGTTCCGGAAGGTGATCGCGACGGGGACGCGGAGCGGGGACCGGATCAGGCTGGTCACGCCGTTCATTTCCATGTCGAAGAGGGAGATCCTCTCGCTCGGCCTCTCGCTCGGCGTCCCGTACGAGCACACGTGGTCGTGCTATCAGGACAACGAAATCGCGTGCGGCGTGTGCGGCGCGTGCCACTTCCGGCGCGCTGCGTTCGCGGCGCTCGGGGTCCGGGATCCCCTCCCCTACAGGAGCGGCGAATGA